In the genome of Mugil cephalus isolate CIBA_MC_2020 chromosome 21, CIBA_Mcephalus_1.1, whole genome shotgun sequence, one region contains:
- the LOC124998734 gene encoding uncharacterized protein LOC124998734, translating to MATKTSNAMDQTTSPREEDPPPTTVDTIRPIVDSFFKWIEPKQWEHLLSGNPDDETRYMLAEMLSNMMALIIESTLAEVARRGVKPPEYLSSSLGDALPRAFAQVLDVPDEVCHESSDSLRSIMATEAAACVNSMYFLRTNPVHPYRKYTTTLMTVDEMVDRAIKMLQECTEKKRAISRHSPLQPKCSPGTSTPRHTQEDQEDTESTKSDVTERVEDRPAPDHNVSLMSRIKRFFKKPPSRPSPPTPTQMPDETVTPVEAFLLPDTASVSAFAPDENPDENSRAKEEIFVNSVTKDLISRALKKSGMTYTIDSLDDVHQGLFDKILEEVDSKDFNIDLNKLKELDKAIVKDLSKRLHCSTKTVGILIILKNPRVKDLIVSSFKKQLKRHSEEPGTIREMFTAIGRTLTYPTYGPTILVF from the exons ATGGCAACGAAGACATCCAACGCCATGGACCAAACAACCAGTCCCCGGGAAGAGGACCCTCCTCCTACCACAGTGGACACCATTCGCCCCATTGTGGATTCATTCTTCAAATGGATTGAACCCAAGCAGTGGGAGCATTTGCTCTCAGGAAACCCTGATGACGAAACCCG GTACATGCTGGCAGAGATGCTATCCAACATGATGGCGCTCATTATAGAATCAACGCTGGCAGAGGTCGCAAGGAGAGGAGTTAAGCCGCCCGAGTACCTGTCGTCTAGTTTGGGGGATGCACTGCCTCGAGCGTTCGCTCAAGTTCTGGACGTACCAGATGAGGTCTGCCATGAGAGCTCAGACTCCTTGAGGAGCATCATGGCCACAGAAGCAGCAGCGTGTGTCAACTCCATGTACTTTCTTCGCACTAACCCAGTGCATCCATATAGAAAGTACACCACTACTCTCATGACAGTGGATGAAATGGTTGATCGCGCCATTAAAATGCTTCAAGAGTGCACCGAGAAGAAGAGAGCCATTTCCAGACATTCGCCGCTGCAGCCGAAATGCAGCCCGGGCACTTCCACACCCAGACACACGCAAGAAGACCAAGAAGACACGGAGTCTACAAAAAGTGATGTCACCGAACGTGTGGAAGACAGACCTGCTCCAGACCACAACGTGTCTCTAATGAGCAGGATAAAGAGATTCTTCAAAAAGCCACCTTCCAGACCGtcaccaccaacaccaacacagaTGCCCGACGAAACAGTGACACCTGTGGAAGCCTTTTTGCTTCCGGACACAGCTTCCGTGTCCGCCTTTGCACCTGACGAGAACCCTGACGAGAATTCAAGAGCAAAGGAAGAAATATTCGTGAACAGCGTTACAAAGGACCTGATTTCACGAGCCCTTAAAAAGTCAGGGATGACCTACACTATAGATTCCCTAGATGACGTCCACCAGGGACTGTTCGACAAAATCTTGGAAGAGGTCGACAGCAAAGATTTTAATATCGACTTAAACAAGTTGAAGGAGCTGGACAAAGCCATTGTCAAGGACCTCAGTAAAAGACTACACTGCTCCACGAAAACTGTGGGGATACTTATAATCTTAAAAAATCCACGTGTAAAAGACTTGATCGTGTCTTCTTTTAAGAAGCAGTTGAAGAGACACTCCGAGGAGCCTGGCACCATCAGAGAGATGTTCACAGCAATTGGAAGAACTTTAACCTACCCGACATACGGCCCCACAATCCTGGTGTTTTAA
- the LOC124998735 gene encoding uncharacterized protein LOC124998735 — MYFVRTNPVHPYRKYTTTLMTVDEMVDRAIKMLQECTEKKRAISRHSPLQPKCSPGTSTPRHTQEDQEDTESTKSDVTERVEDRPAPDHNVSLMSRIKRFFKKPPSRPSPPTPTQMPDETVTPVEAFLLPDTASVSAFAPDENPDENSRAKEEIFVNSVTKDLISRALKKSGMTYTIDSLDDVHQGLFDKILEEVDSKDFNIDLNKLKELDKAIVKDLSKRLHCSTKTVGILIILKNPRVKDLIVSSFKKQLKRHSEEPGTIREMFTAIGRTLTYPTYGPTILVF; from the coding sequence ATGTACTTTGTTCGCACTAACCCAGTGCATCCATATAGAAAGTACACCACTACTCTCATGACAGTGGATGAAATGGTTGATCGCGCCATTAAAATGCTTCAAGAGTGCACCGAGAAGAAGAGAGCCATTTCCAGACATTCGCCGCTGCAGCCGAAATGCAGCCCGGGCACTTCCACACCCAGACACACGCAAGAAGACCAAGAAGACACGGAGTCTACAAAAAGTGATGTCACCGAACGTGTGGAAGACAGACCTGCTCCAGACCACAACGTGTCTCTAATGAGCAGGATAAAGAGATTCTTCAAAAAGCCACCTTCCAGACCGtcaccaccaacaccaacacagaTGCCCGACGAAACGGTGACACCTGTGGAAGCCTTTTTGCTTCCGGACACAGCTTCCGTGTCCGCCTTTGCACCTGACGAGAACCCTGACGAGAATTCAAGAGCAAAGGAAGAAATATTCGTGAACAGCGTTACCAAGGACCTGATTTCACGAGCCCTTAAAAAGTCAGGGATGACCTACACTATAGATTCCCTAGATGACGTCCACCAGGGACTGTTCGACAAAATCTTGGAAGAGGTCGACAGCAAAGATTTTAATATCGACTTAAACAAGTTGAAGGAGCTGGACAAAGCCATTGTCAAGGACCTCAGTAAAAGACTACACTGCTCCACGAAAACTGTGGGGATACTTATAATCTTAAAAAATCCACGTGTAAAAGACTTGATCGTGTCTTCTTTTAAGAAGCAGTTGAAGAGACACTCCGAGGAGCCTGGCACCATCAGAGAGATGTTCACAGCAATTGGAAGAACTTTAACCTACCCGACATACGGCCCCACAATCCTGGTGTTTTAA